One Channa argus isolate prfri chromosome 17, Channa argus male v1.0, whole genome shotgun sequence genomic window, acattaatataatataataataataaacattaatatttgtCAGTAAATACAAAGATGCATTTCGGAaagcattttttgtgtgtgttttctagccTAAATATTCAGAGACGTCCCTTTCAGAGAGCAGTATCTCAATGCTCAAGCAAAAGTCTTAAGTTTGAATGTTTCTAGATGGAATAGATTTAAATCAAAACCTTTTTtagcaaaaatgaataaatatttctcCCAACTCTGTCCTTGTAACTTTTATGGACAACAAATGTTGCTTTTCAACTTGAACAACTACTTAAATCCCATTTTGTCAAAGGatgtgcatgtgcaaacactggaaatattcaaacatttgcTGTGACTGTATGTGGTTTTAAAACCCGAATAGACATGTTTTATTAGAGCAGGACCTCTGAATGTAAAGTCAATTATAAGCTGGGGTAAGGGCcaagacggagagagagagtgagagaggcaGAATAGGGATGAAAAAGGGGAgttctgtgtaaaaacaaatgttgatcTACCACGTTTAATCGTAAAGTAAAGGAGTGTCCTCCTTTACTTTCATCCCAATAAACCACaatgggagacagagagagtgagagagagagagagagagagaggccgtGTGTCAGAGTGCATAAATAACTGTCCACATGATGTAAACACAGCGGTCATAACCCGAGCGAATAAAAACAACGGCTCTGAGCGGGATTAAAACTCAGCGCGCAGGGTCTCAATTCTGAAATCGTTCGAATGTTCCCGCTTCTCGCTTGTGATTGGCTCAACCTAGTCAGGCAGTGCACACCTGCGAGGCGCCACAGGTAGACTTATTAGACCAAAGATgtaactaaaacacattttgttatagaaataaaattataCCTATTTGGAGCTGTTGTGCACTTTAGACACAGTTTGCCGTAAATTTATCAGTGAAACTGATAAACTTAATTTGACTTCTTTAAAGCACTAACTCATATTTAGGGTCTCGAACCATCTTTGAAGTCAAAGGTTTGTTTATGTTACTACAACCACGTTCATCACTATCTTTTAGAAACAACACAGAGACTTATCTGCACTGACGCTTTGTCGGTGCTCAGGTTTTGCTTTTCTCAAGGAGTGGAGAGATAAGAGAGGTTATTAGTTCAAAGCATAGGCCCacacatggaaataaaaacaaaaaagattcaaaaacacatttggcacACAAGCTGCAAAAGTGATACAAATATACTTTATATAGTGCAATCTGTACAACAGTTTGAGATAGTGGACACTTTTCCTTCCATCATTATGCACTTGCCAAAGGCCTGCAGGAATAGAAATGCATCtgcagaatataaaaaaaaaaagcaatgcacGCAGTTTATCTTTGAACCAGCAAAGACAACATTAAGTGACAGAATgcgtttaaataaaattaaactttacgGGAACGAGGAAAGAGGCCTCCCATCGTTATTCCCACTCAAAGTCTGCAGAGATGAGACGTGTATTTCAgtcataatgttttttctttttcttttttttttcgacAAAGAACAGTTCCTTTAAAAACGCACCGCGGTCCATCAAGACGCCGTTGTTCCACATAACCTCGTTGTGTTCAACATCTCCTTCAAATCGTTCTCCGGCTTCCCTGCAACCATGAAAGGCCAAGTCTGTGGAGGAGAAAGCGATCAGTTAGGACAGgcagctttattattattagtagtaataATTTCATCAACCAATCAACTGAAAGATGTGGTAAACGCAATGAATTCCAGgcagctttgtttttgacaATCAAGATATATCACCAGATGACCAGAAGCATTTGATAAcaataacttaataataattaagtTTTGCCTCAGCAGCCCCAACATTCTGACCAgtgtaatattattataattttatacaatgtaaaatgtgtcttataatatataatataatataattatattatatattatattatattatattattttcccACATATACAGTAGCCGATCACGATATAATGTCCCAGATATTCAATTCCTCATATCCTCATTCCTCATAATTAATATGTTTCACGCAATCACGTGTGACTCCTTGTTACATTGCTCCCGACACATTCTCTTTAGATTATTTTGTAATCACAAAGAGACCTACAGTATAAACCTAGAACtgtaaacagtgtgtgttttatcttgCAAGTCTAAAGTGCAAGATAAAGTTTATTCGGCAGCAACGTTATTTTCCATCAACACGGGGAGAAAATTAATGCCCATTTATGCCCATTCTGTCTGTGCACCTGCTTGACCTGGGTATCACTGGAATAAGTAAGGCCTAGTGTCGCATCTGCAGGCCTAAAATCCGgagaacattttattatattgctATAAAAGTATTATATGTCATCgtgattttaacaaaaaaattaaatattgctTGTATTCCAAAATGGTTGTATACTACATGGCTTAAATCTTAATGATTATGTTGCTCATTCAAAAAATATCATAAGCACACTTTCAGCTCCACCCAGCCAGTCTCACCAGGTTAACAGGATGGATATATccgttttcatatttgtcgttCGCCAGAATCTGCCGGAGGTGCGCGATGTAGCTGGACGCCAGGCGCAGTGTGTCCAGTTTGGAGAGCTTGGTGTCCGGGGGTACCCAGGGTAAGGAGGTCTTCAGCCGAGAGAAAGCTTTGGACAGTACTCGCATCCTGGCTCTCTCTCGGGCATTAGCCGCATTCCTCTGCACCTGCTTGCCCTCCTGCTGCGCCACGCCCTTGGGTGCCGTCTTTCTAGACGCTGTCTTCCTTTTCTTACCCGGTGCGTCTCTCCGGTCGTCGTTTGCGCAAGTTCCCTCGCAGTTAGAGCTCTCTTCTGTGCTTTCGTTGGAGTCTTTACCGGATGAGCCAAACTTCAGGATGCCGTCCAGGAGCTCGTCGTCGACATCGCTGAGAGACCCGGTGGACATGGTGAACTGTCTCCTATTTGAGCGGGCTCAAAACATGAGAGCAGGAAGCTTAGGCTGGACAGGATGGGCAAACTCACGCGTTGGTGATGTGTTCAcgaacagagcagagaggagcagagctTTTTATCTCTTTTGCCACTGAGGGCGTTACCTCATGCTGGGAGGAGATCTCACTTGCTGGTTCCCAAAAGTTTTCCGGACTCCAGGGGATGCAGAAATCAGCAGAGGGTCCCTAGTAAATACAGAATACGTTTAAACACAATTTACAGTACAATTTATTAGATTAATAACAATGCGATATGGCCTGGTTTACTTAGggtaattctttttttctgaccCATTTGGAATTTTTCCAAAAATCCCAACATGACTCTGAACTTTTGTTTGAGGGCGTTTGTAAATgaccaaaatgttaaaaaaggaaaCCTTTCAGGTCcattacaaaataacaaaaaaaaaaacaacaaaaaaaataaacaaaaacaaaaataaaatgcaaaaagcaaatgttttcttcatcCCATTTAAGAATCTTCGGTTTGGTTGGTTTACAGATTCAAATTCAAGACAAATAACAATCAACCCAgagcacacacaaactgttttgttAAACAGTAAAGTCTAAACCAaaattgaaaatgattttaatatcattgatttaaaagaaatcaaatgaatACTTCAATTCACAGATGTGATCAGCATTCttctcataataataataatgtacaaAATCCCAACATGCTGTTTTCTATTATGTGCTATGGGTCACATGGTTAAATtcaaaattgtaattgtaaaatattacttATGTTATTTTTACCATCCAATAAATCACAGTTCAACATACTAGATACGTACACATTGATACAAATAACTGAGCCTGTTCTGCTCACAGGACCCATGGAACTTTCAGCACATCTCACCAGTTAACAGGATAAAGTGCAAGGCCAGGGGGTGTCATGTCTCAAATGGCAAACTGGCGCCTTGGTCCCCTCTGATGTAATGGATACCCAGCACCCACAATCCCCTGTTTGGCCTTCCACATCATTCCACACCGATGCTCCATGGACCGGTCCACTCAGGGCCAATGCCAAACAACGACTCTCAGGAGGTTTCTGGGTCTGCTTCAAGGGGAAAATGTTGGGGTGCACTACAGAAACTCTGTTAATAGTTGTTCCTTGTTCATATAATTTAGTTGTGAAATTTGTATCATTTATTGTGAATGATTGAAATATTGGTGGCATGTTCGTACACATGCATGTTGCTGCAGAGCTTTCTTGCAGGgatgtgtgtgagtcagtgcaTGCTTGAATACAATGTCTTCGCCTGCACAGTCGAAGCACATGCAAGGATAAGAGGTGTGTCTCTCGAGAGCTGACCTTTAACCCCTTTTCTTCCGCTGTGACAGTGCATCTAAACAGGCCCCCTCTACATTATCCTCACAGCACAATGAAATGCTACAGTTTTGGATAAGCTCTAATGCTTTAGTTTGTAACATTAAGTCAAAGTCTTCATGgacaaaagacagaagaagaagaacattaTGAAAGGAAGATTTAGAGTTTATGAAAGGAAGCTCACTTGGCTGagctgaaagagagaaagatagcTCTGTGCAGAGATGACAGAAAGTGAGAAGGAAAGCAAGAGATAGGTGAGGAGACGaagggagaggaaagagaggaaggagggggCTACATCTCCTGGGTGGGCTGGAAATCAAAGCACTTAGTGGAAAAGTAATAATAGAGTCTGCTAGATTGATGGTCACCTCCGAGATACGTGGATCCACCAGAGACtaacagagagagtgagggagagggaGATGAACTAAAATAGCTCATGAAAAAGTTCACACaggcctttttttctctcccctgtGCGTCAATGAAAAACAGACCCTGATGTAACATCATCATAAATATTATTTCTACTTATAAAGGGATTAATACTCATGTGGTCTATACTAGAGAAGGCTAAGTTACATATTAAAAGATTTTCATAGCTACACAAAACCACTGTATTCGCTCTGCATTTTGTGTAACAGCCCTTCcttgttaataataaaaacacaagtaccATAAGTGTTTAGGAAACCATTTCAtccttttttccctctcagaGCCTCGATCACACAGAGTGACATAAGGCAACAGGTGGAGCGGGAGGAgtgagaaagatggagaaagaaaaaagaggggaCCCTGGCAGTTATGGAGGGACATGCTGCTAATTAGCCGGTTTTGGGTCAAAGATCAGGCTGGTTGTGTGATGTCACCACGAAGGGACGGGTTCCAGATGTTGCTCACAAGGCCACCGAGGGGGACACCTGATGCCTCAGGTCATCATcatttctcacacacaaatgcacacaaacacctttgtaaaatgtttaaagtaactgcatgtgtgcagaaacagagaaaacacaggatCAGTCACCTCACATGAAAAAAgtcatactgtactgtaataacTATAGTAAATCTCTATACTTGTACTTTACGTACGTTTCTGAGTGATTTTAacaatttagtttaaaattcTGTCTGTTGTGAAGAGTCTtaatatgatgaaaaaaaactaaagtgtgAGCAAGTTTCAAAGGAATGCAATGGGAGCCACCTTTGCATTTACAGTGTCCAGTTCTCCTTGATATGTTCTTGAACGTTgttaacaataacaaaagaaatgtcCAGCACAGTAAGCACCACTGTCGACAAGCTGGGTTAACTAGTGAAATTCACTGCAGTTAAAAGATTTTGCTGTCACTTTCCaagtaaagcaaaacaaaaaaaaaaacaagttccgAGCGCAAAGTTAAATCTTGTAAAAGTAACGCTAATTTGACTTGGACTAACTCTTGTACGGACATTTGAAGATTTATagcctttctttttcttactttacacattttttttagtttaatgtaCCTGTCCTGCATCTGACATAAAGTCAGAGAACTTAGAGCTTGTTTATTTCCAGTCCTTTCTTCAAAGTACAAAAGAAGAAGAGTCTAGAAAGGGTTTTAAGTCTCTAACAATGCAGGCTGAGAAGtctggttgttttgtttctctaaatCTTAGTTCTTGCCCAATGAAGGCTCGGACAGGCTCCAGCACCCCCACGACCCTAAAAACAGGATAAGCAATTTGGATAataaatagatggatggatggaaaactTTCCATACAACTTTCTGTAACCTTATGAGTGTTTGCTGAAAAAGCCAAAGAAGATTCTGAACAATACATAGCAGCATGGACCAACTGACTAATGTGCGAGAAAGGGAGCAAAATATGAagcaaaatacagttttattgaCTAGAAAAACATTCCACATGTTCCATATTTTTGTAACTCAacagatgaaatgaaaatgaagctgCTTGGTGGCTATAAAGGCCAATAGAATGAGAATCTGTAATCTTAGGACTGAGTCTTAGGGTGAGAAAAACATCATCCATCTATGTCTGAGCAATCCAGTTCCCTGTCCCTTATCACAGCCATACTCCcccaacactcacacacacactcacatatgcaCAAATAGCTTCTTGCCTCAGTTCAAGTACCtcgaaaaaagaaataaaaatcaaagcaaaaagaactaaaagaaaGGCTGCAGAAAGTGCATAGATGCACCAGGGAGTGAAGAGGTCATTAGTAAAGCATGGAGCAGACAAACTGGGCAATAAGAGAGAATTATGAACATGCGTATGGGAGTGGAAATATCATATTGTACTTCAAGAAGAATACAGTCCTTTGATTTTTAGTGACAGGAACATCCGGGGGGAGTCACACAGTGGTTTTCCACAATATAACTGATATTCTGTCACAGTGTAGGTTAATGACCTGGAAGTCTTGTCCTTACAGTATGAGGGGGTGTAGTGGTCTCTGGAATGTGTGCACACACGTATTTGCATAAGGGTGTGCATTTCTGTTAAATGGACAGAGTTTCCCAATGTGCATGTGACAGATAGATTTTACAGAACTTACATGTGCAGGAGTAATATCAGGGAACGGTGGAATCTGTGAAAAGCTGATGAAGTTCCTCTCTATAACGTCACTGACCAATCAGATTCTTTTCTCACTGGAAAAACTGACAAGAGAGGTTAGATCCACTTTCAAATTATGATTGATTCCTACTCTTATTCTATTTATGTCCATAAAAACTACAAGATTATAGCCTCATTTAGAGGTGCGTTGCCACCTGGCAAATGAAAGTCCATCATCTCTCTTATACTGTAGCTCTGTCGTAGTCTCCAATAACTTCTGGTGGTAAATATCTACAATGGATAACATTTTCATGTGTTGCTAGGTCCTTTTTTTGCCTGTGTACCATTTGGAGCGGGTGTACCAGAGCTTCCATGGGGATCGGagcaaaagttttaaaaccaaCGATCCTAAAAGACTGCAGCAGGTGATAAATGGGTTTTGGCACAGAGATAATGTGGTAATAATCTGATAATTATTATTCTATCAGCAACTAATTAGAAATGgtcagggggcctggtggctcagtggtagaccAATGGGTGGGGATGCTGAAGgccgcgggttcgaatcccatacCACCAGGTGGGGCCCTGCCCAGCGTCACCATGCTGCCGGTCCCGAGCCgtataaaatgggagggttgcagcaggaagagcatccggcgtgaaaacaaatgccaaataaatgtgcagccccggacaagccgaaagccgtttaTCCATTAGATATGGTTATGTCAATATGAATATGCTGATTACAGCAgcttaaaatgacaaatctaAAATAAACCACCGAAGATGAGAAGACAGAGACTTGCAGAAGACAAGGGAAATACTCACAGCATTTTGGACTGGAAGATCTAAAAGGCTCTGCCCAGAAAACATATACAGATACCACTGCCTACATTGTAGTGGCTTGAAGTTGAACTGGCTCTGAGCCCAAAGTGTTCTGTCGGAAATAAGCGAGACAAGATGCAGCTGCAGTttgagtgtttgtctgtgtgtccgACTACAGTGTATGACACTTTTTAACCTCTGTAAACTTGTGGCTCTGTAATCAGATtcacagaagtgtgtgtgtctgtgtgtgtgtgtaagtgtgtgtgtgtgtgtgtgtgtgtgtgtgtgtggcttcaCTTTGCAGCACTAGGCAGCAGGGTAGTTTGGGACAGTGGTGAGTTTCAGAGTCAGAGGTCTGGTCTCTGTCACTGTGATGAGGCTACAGTTTATAAACAGAGAGGGATGCTGCTCAGTTTTCTATCTCAGACAGTGGTACcatttggatgtgtgtgtgtgtgtgtgtgtgtgtgtgtgtgtgtttagggggtggggggggggtgatcTTCTATCAGGTCAGAGCTCCCAGCACCCTACTAAATCCTTCTGCAGTGGCTGTTCATTCtccactcttcttcttcttccccctTCCCTTTATCCAGATTTGCCCCCCACTCGTCCCCTTTGCTG contains:
- the tcf21 gene encoding transcription factor 21, with the translated sequence MSTGSLSDVDDELLDGILKFGSSGKDSNESTEESSNCEGTCANDDRRDAPGKKRKTASRKTAPKGVAQQEGKQVQRNAANARERARMRVLSKAFSRLKTSLPWVPPDTKLSKLDTLRLASSYIAHLRQILANDKYENGYIHPVNLTWPFMVAGKPENDLKEMLNTTRLCGTTAS